ACGTTGCCGATCGGCCAACCGACGCGGAACTCGCCGAACTTGATGCGCTGCTGCCCGAGCAGCCGCGCCACGTGGCAGTGGTCTTGGCCGGCAACCGGGAACCGGCGGGTTGGTGGGGACCGGCGCGATCGGCAACCTGGGCTGATGCCGTCAGTGCGGCTCGGGTCGTTGCCGATGCGGTCGGCGTTGATCTGGATGTCGCTGCCGCCGGCCCAGCGCCGTTCCACCCCGGGCGTTGTGCGGCGCTGTCAGTTGCCGGTGAGGTAGTGGGCCACGCCGGTGAGTTGCACCCCAAGATGGTCGAACAGTTGGGGTTGCCGCCGCGCACTGCCGCCATGGAAATTGATTTGGATGCACTGATTGCTGCTGCCCGTGACATCGTCCCCGCCCCTGACATCGGCACCATGCCGGTGGCAAAGGAAGACATCGCTCTCATCGTGGCGGGTGACATTCCGGCGGCTGATGTTGCGGAAACGCTAGTCGCCGGTGGCGGCGACCTCGTCGAATCGGTGCGGCTCTTTGATGAGTACGCCGGTGAGCAGGTGGGGGAGGGCAACAAGTCCTTGGCCTTCGCGCTGCGATTCCGCGCACCGGATCGCACACTGACCGCAGAGGAAGTCGCCGAGGTGCGGGAGGCGGCTGTGGCAGCGGCTGTCGAACAGCACCAAGCCGTTCTGCGCAGCTAGTGATGGGCTCACCAGCGGGGAGAGGGCACTGACACCAACCGGTACTGGTATATGCGGTTTCCGTTATCCGAGTGAAATTCGACTGCGACACACGTCACTAAGGCTTACCTAGAACAGCGGATTCCTTATCGCGTAAGGTGAAAACGTGGGAAATCCGAATGCAATAGCAGAACCAACCACCCCCGAGCCTGGTGAGACCGCGGTTGCGGCGCGAACGGTCGGTCTGACAAAGGTGTACGGATCAGGTGACACCCGCGTGGTGGCGCTTAACGCCGTGGACTGCGATATTCCTACCGGGAAGTTCACCGCCGTCATGGGGCCGAGCGGTTCGGGTAAGTCGACCCTGATGCATTGTTTGGCCGGCTTGGATTCCTTTACGGAAGGGGAAGTGTTCCTCGGAGATACCTCGTTGGGAACGCTGTCCGACGCCCAACTCACCAAGCTGCGCCGAGACGAGATCGGTTTTGTTTTCCAAGCCTTCAATCTGGTCCCCACCCTGACCGCCAGCGAGAACATCACGCTGCCGCTAGATATCGCGGGACGCAAGGTAGACACCGACTGGTACAACACCGTGGTTGACACTTTGGAAATCCGAACGCGCATTGACCACCGGCCGACGGAACTGTCTGGTGGTCAACAGCAGCGAGTAGCGTGCGCCCGCGCCCTAGTGGCCCGCCCCACCGTCATTTTTGCGGATGAGCCGACCGGAAACCTTGACTCGCGCTCTGGCGCGGAGCTTTTGGGCTTTCTGCGGCGCAGTGTGGACGACTTCGGTCAGACGATCGTGATGGTGACTCACGATCCGAATGCCGCGTCCCACGCAGATCAAGTGCTGTTCCTCGCTGACGGGCAGATCGTCGACACCATGACGGATCCGGCAGCCGATCGGGTGCTGCAGCGCATGATCGCCTTCGAGGCGGATCGACCCGCCTGATGTTGCGTACAACTCTTCGAACAGCGCTGGCCCACAAGGGTCGGCTTGTGCTCAGTACCCTCGCCGTCGTACTGGGAGTCTCGTTTGTCACTGGCACCCTGATCTTCACCAACGCACTGGATCGCACCTTCGTCAGCATTATCGAGGGCAGCGCCCAAGACGTGCTGATCACCCAAGAACCAGCGGTAGAACTCGACTTCACTTCCGATCGAGGTGATTCCGAGCCACTACTGGTGAGTGAAAAAGTCGTGCAGGAAGCCGCCGGAGTTGAAGGCGTAGCTGCGGCTGAGGGTGGCATCAACCGCAATGGTGTCTACCTGCTGGACTCCGATGGCGAAGTAGTGGGCGCGGTGGGACCGCCCGCGCTCGGCGTGAACGCGGCCGAAGATCCACTGCTGCAGGTCAGCACCATCACCTCTGGCCGAGAACCCGCTAAGAGCGGTGAGATCGCTGTCGACGATACGACCTTCCCCAAATTGGGTGTGGAACTCGGTGACGAGGTGGACGTGATCACCCCAGCCGGAGAGATCACCACGACCCTGGTCGGTGTCTTTCGGTTCGGCGAAACCGGTGGTCTAGCCGGCGCCACGATCACCGCGTTTGTCTCCAAGCAGGCGCAGAAACTATTGGCGGAGCCAGGTAAGTGGACTTCTGTGGAGATCGCGGTCGCCGACGGCTACACCGACGATGAGGTCGCCGCCGCGCTGCGCTCAGCGCTGAACGACGATTCACTGTTGGTGCAGACCCGTGCGGAACAGGTGGAAGAACAAAGTGACGAGTTGCGGCAAGGACTGTCGTTCTTCAACTACTTCCTCATTGGCTTCGCCGCGGTATCCCTATTCGTTGCCGCCTTCCTGATCTACAACACCTTCTCCATGCTGGTGGCGCAACGAGCCCGAGAGTTGGCGCTGATGCGGGCCATCGGTGCCACTCGCCGCCAGGTGCTGATAGCGGTATTAACCGAAGCGCTGCTCGTGGGCATCGTGGCGGTCATTGTGGGTATCGGTGGTGGCTGGCTACTGGCGTTGGCTTTGACGGCGGTCTTTGCCTCGTTTGGGCTCAGCTTGACGGCTGGGATCGCATTGACCTCCGAAGCTGTCGTATGGGCGCTCGGCATCGGCATCGTTGTCACCCTGCTCTCGGCGCTGTTGCCAGGTATTCGGGGTGCTCGGATGGCGCCGGTAGCGGCACTGCGGGAATCCTCCGGAGGTCGGGAGCGGATCGGGCGAGTCCGGACCGTCATCGGATTCCTGCTGCTGTTGGGGTCCGGTGCGCTGTTTGCCGGTGGCCTGAATCAGACCGAGACTGACGCTGCCGCGAGTCAAGTGGGTATTGCGGTCTTGTTGCTCATCATCGCGGTATTGCTGCTTGCGCCGCTGCTGGGAGTTGCCCTGGTGCGACTGTTCGCCCCGCTCTTGGGTCTATTGGGTCGATCCAGCGGCAAGTTGGCAGCCCGCAACGCCGCCCGCTCACCGCGACGACTGGCTACTACTGCCAGTGCGCTAACCATTGGCATCACCCTGGTGGTGTCGGTCACGGTCATTACCGCCTCGGCCAAGGAGTCGGTGCTGTCCCTGATCGACCGTGCCTTCCTGGCCGACTACGTCGTCGCTACTGAAACTGCGCAACCCTTCGATCCACAGATCGCCAGCCAGATCCGGGAAGTTCCGGGTGTTGAGTACGTGGTGAGCGAGTCTGGTGGCCCAGCCGAGCTGGATGACGAGGCCGGCAGCGTCACTGCAGTAGGCGGCGCGCCACTAGACGCGGTTTACGACCTCACGTTCACGTCGGGTGATGGGGCAACTTTTGGTGAGACGTCGGCCATCGTTAGTGACGATCTAGCCGACCAGCGCGACTGGTCGGTAGGCGACGAGGTGTCCGCGCTATTCCCGTCCGGTCAGCAGTTGACCTTCGATCTGGTGGGGGTGTTCGAGGCGAACGCCTTGCTGACCGGAATGGTGATCGACCTCGATGAGTACCGCTCGGTCGGTGGCGCTGAACAAGACCGACTGCTGTACGTTGCGACCGAATCGGAAGCGGATAACGCACAGGTCCTAGCGGATGTCGAAGACATCACCGCTGCGAATCCACTGCTGGTGGTGCTGGACCAGACCGAGATCAAAGAGCAGAACGCCGCACAACTGGATCAGTTGTTGTTCTTCGTCTACGGCTTACTCGCGCTCTCAGTGATTATTGCGGCTCTGGGAGTGGTGAACACGCTGAGCCTGTCCGTGGTGGAACGCACCCGCGAACTTGGTCTGCTGCGCGCAGTGGGCGCCACCCGCCGGCAGGTGCGTCGGGCGGTTCGCTGGGAAGCGGTAATGGTCTCACTGCTGGGGGCGGTGTTAGGTATCGCTGCCGGTCTGGCGGCTGGCATCGGATTGCAGCAGGCGCTTGTAAACGCTGGCATCGACGTCCTGGCTGTGCCAATCAACGTGATGGTCGCGATCGTGGTGTTGTCCATCATCATCGGGATACTGGCTTCGGTGCTGCCTGCACGACGGGCGGCCCGGTTGAACATCCTGGACGCGATCGCCGAAGAGTAGTCGTCGCCGCGCAACGGCGTGAATCCGGAGGGTCACTCCCAGCCCAACTGCCAGTCAGCGTCGAAACTCGTGCTTAGTTCGTAACTGCTCTCCACCTTGCGCACTGTCGTCTCGCTGTCGTGGTGGCCGTGGTGGTAATCGCTGCTAGTCATGGTCTTCTCCTGCCTTGCAGTGAAGAGACGAGCAGCAGGTGTCTTTCGCAACAGTTTCTCGCTGCCCAACTTGAGTGAACCTGTCAGGTGTTCGCAGTGAAGAGATCGGTGGCGACGGCTTAAGTAGCGTCAGCGGTCGACGGTTTCGGTCTTGCGCGCAGTTCTAGGGCAATCCAGCCAACCACGAGCAGGATTCCGACAGCGCCGAACAAAATCGTGATTGCCGCGGACAGATGCTGGATGAGGATTCCCCACAACAGTGTCCCTATTGGTGCGGTCAGTCCGCCGATCGCGACCAGCGCCACCACGCCGGCTCGGCCGTGTCCCTTCCCCAGTGAGGTAGCCGAGACGCCGAAGCACATGGCACGGCCGCTGTAGCGAGCAGCACCAAAACCAACGCCGATGATCCCCCACAAGAGCAGTTGCGCCGACGCCGCCACGACCCAGGTGGTTGCAGCGAATAACACCATCAGTGCTGCAATTGAGCCGTAGCAGATCAGAGCAGTGGCAAGGTGTGATCTCCCGACCGACAGTCGGTCGGTGATCCATGGCACGAACATTCGGCCGATGGCCATGCCA
This genomic window from Actinomycetes bacterium contains:
- a CDS encoding ABC transporter ATP-binding protein, whose translation is MAEPTTPEPGETAVAARTVGLTKVYGSGDTRVVALNAVDCDIPTGKFTAVMGPSGSGKSTLMHCLAGLDSFTEGEVFLGDTSLGTLSDAQLTKLRRDEIGFVFQAFNLVPTLTASENITLPLDIAGRKVDTDWYNTVVDTLEIRTRIDHRPTELSGGQQQRVACARALVARPTVIFADEPTGNLDSRSGAELLGFLRRSVDDFGQTIVMVTHDPNAASHADQVLFLADGQIVDTMTDPAADRVLQRMIAFEADRPA
- a CDS encoding FtsX-like permease family protein; its protein translation is MLSTLAVVLGVSFVTGTLIFTNALDRTFVSIIEGSAQDVLITQEPAVELDFTSDRGDSEPLLVSEKVVQEAAGVEGVAAAEGGINRNGVYLLDSDGEVVGAVGPPALGVNAAEDPLLQVSTITSGREPAKSGEIAVDDTTFPKLGVELGDEVDVITPAGEITTTLVGVFRFGETGGLAGATITAFVSKQAQKLLAEPGKWTSVEIAVADGYTDDEVAAALRSALNDDSLLVQTRAEQVEEQSDELRQGLSFFNYFLIGFAAVSLFVAAFLIYNTFSMLVAQRARELALMRAIGATRRQVLIAVLTEALLVGIVAVIVGIGGGWLLALALTAVFASFGLSLTAGIALTSEAVVWALGIGIVVTLLSALLPGIRGARMAPVAALRESSGGRERIGRVRTVIGFLLLLGSGALFAGGLNQTETDAAASQVGIAVLLLIIAVLLLAPLLGVALVRLFAPLLGLLGRSSGKLAARNAARSPRRLATTASALTIGITLVVSVTVITASAKESVLSLIDRAFLADYVVATETAQPFDPQIASQIREVPGVEYVVSESGGPAELDDEAGSVTAVGGAPLDAVYDLTFTSGDGATFGETSAIVSDDLADQRDWSVGDEVSALFPSGQQLTFDLVGVFEANALLTGMVIDLDEYRSVGGAEQDRLLYVATESEADNAQVLADVEDITAANPLLVVLDQTEIKEQNAAQLDQLLFFVYGLLALSVIIAALGVVNTLSLSVVERTRELGLLRAVGATRRQVRRAVRWEAVMVSLLGAVLGIAAGLAAGIGLQQALVNAGIDVLAVPINVMVAIVVLSIIIGILASVLPARRAARLNILDAIAEE